One Brassica napus cultivar Da-Ae chromosome C4, Da-Ae, whole genome shotgun sequence genomic region harbors:
- the LOC106392926 gene encoding uncharacterized protein LOC106392926, producing the protein MTERMKKGHVENVKSVVDVEVESMLDCGMLEFPCTGNKLSWAGKRTNGTVRCRLDRALGNEDWHEKFPHSKVQYLRMWGSDHRPVLADILSKPTRKRKTFKFDKRWLESEEIRQVILDGWNSSDLSPDASKWIIYPAAEKHYLSGKEKGI; encoded by the exons atgacGGAGAGGATGAAAAAGGGACACGTTGAGAATGTGAAGAGCGTGGTAGATGTTGAGGTGGAATCAATGTTGG ATTGTGGAATGCTAGAATTCCCATGCACTGGGAACAAACTATCATGGGCTGGAAAGCGCACTAATGGCACTGTTCGGTGTCGCCTTGATCGTGCTCTTGGCAATGAAGACTGGCATGAAAAGTTTCCACACTCCAAAGTCCAGTACTTAAGAATGTGGGGATCAGATCATCGTCCGGTCCTTGCGGATATACTATCTAAGCCAACCAGAAAGAGGAAAACTTTCAAGTTTGATAAGCGTTGGTTAGAAAGTGAAGAAATAAGACAAGTAATCTTAGATGGCTGGAACTCCTCTGATCTTTCCCCGGATGCAAGCAAGTGGATCATATATCCAGCTGCAGAAAAGCATTATCTCAGTGGAAAAGAGAAAGGGATATAA